A region from the Lemur catta isolate mLemCat1 chromosome 7, mLemCat1.pri, whole genome shotgun sequence genome encodes:
- the B3GAT3 gene encoding galactosylgalactosylxylosylprotein 3-beta-glucuronosyltransferase 3 isoform X1, protein MKLKLKNVFLAYFLVSIAGLLYALVQLGQPCDCLPPLRAAAEQLRQKDLRISQLQADLRRPPPAPAQPPEPEALPTIYVVTPTYARLVQKAELVRLSQTLSLVPRLHWLLVEDAEGPTPLVSGLLAASGLLFTHLVVLTPKAQRLREGEPGWVRPRGVEQRNKALDWLRGRGAAVGGEKDPPPPGTQGVVYFADDDNTYSRELFEEMRWTRGVSVWPVGLVGGLRFEGPQVQDGRVVGFHTAWEPNRPFPVDMAGFAVSLPLLLAKPNAQFDATAPRGHLESSLLSHLVDPKDLEPRAANCTRVLVWHTRTEKPKMKQEEQLQRQGRGSDPAIEV, encoded by the exons ATGAAGCTGAAGCTGAAGAACGTGTTTCTCGCCTACTTCCTCGTGTCGATCGCCGGCCTCCTCTACGCGCTGGTGCAGCTCG GCCAGCCATGTgactgcctccctcccctgcgGGCAGCAGCCGAGCAGCTTCGGCAGAAGGATCTGAGGATTTCCCAGCTGCAAGCCGATCTGCGacgcccaccccctgcccccgcccaACCCCCTGAACCTGAGGCCCTGCCTACTATCTATGTTGTTACCCCCACCTATGCCAG GCTGGTGCAGAAGGCAGAGCTGGTGCGGCTGTCCCAGACCCTGAGCCTGGTGCCCCGGCTACATTGGCTCCTGGTGGAGGACGCTGAGGGCCCCACCCCCCTCGTCTCAGGGCTGCTGGCTGCCTCTGGCCTCCTCTTCACACACCTGGTGGTCCTCACGCCCAAGGCCCAGCGGCTTCGGGAGGGAGAGCCAGGCTGGGTTCGGCCCCGTGGTGTAGAGCAGCGGAACAAGGCCCTGGACTGGCTCCGGGGCAGAGGGGCCGCTGTTGGGGGGGAGAAGGACCCACCACCACCTGGGACGCAGGGAGTTGTGTACTTTGCTGATGATGACAACACCTATAGCCGGGAGCTCTTTGAGGAG ATGCGCTGGACCCGTGGTGTCTCAGTGTGGCCAGTGGGGCTGGTGGGCGGCCTGCGATTTGAGGGCCCTCAAGTACAGGATGGACGGGTTGTGGGCTTCCACACAGCATGGGAGCCCAACAGGCCCTTCCCCGTGGATATGGCGGGATTTGCTGTCTCCCTGCCCTTGCTGTTGGCTAAGCCCAATGCCCAGTTTGATGCTACTGCTCCCCGGGGCCACCTGGAGAGCAGTCTCCTGAGCCACCTTGTGGATCCCAAGGACCTGGAGCCACGGGCTGCCAACTGCACTCGG GTCCTGGTGTGGCATACACGGACAGAGAAGCCCAAGATGAAGCAGGAGGAGCAGCTGCAGCGGCAGGGCCGGGGCTCAGACCCAGCCATTGAGGTGTGA
- the B3GAT3 gene encoding galactosylgalactosylxylosylprotein 3-beta-glucuronosyltransferase 3 isoform X2, whose translation MKLKLKNVFLAYFLVSIAGLLYALVQLGQPCDCLPPLRAAAEQLRQKDLRISQLQADLRRPPPAPAQPPEPEALPTIYVVTPTYARLVQKAELVRLSQTLSLVPRLHWLLVEDAEGPTPLVSGLLAASGLLFTHLVVLTPKAQRLREGEPGWVRPRGVEQRNKALDWLRGRGAAVGGEKDPPPPGTQGVVYFADDDNTYSRELFEEMRWTRGVSVWPVGLVGGLRFEGPQVQDGRVVGFHTAWEPNRPFPVDMAGFAVSLPLLLAKPNAQFDATAPRGHLESSLLSHLVDPKDLEPRAANCTRGPGVAYTDREAQDEAGGAAAAAGPGLRPSH comes from the exons ATGAAGCTGAAGCTGAAGAACGTGTTTCTCGCCTACTTCCTCGTGTCGATCGCCGGCCTCCTCTACGCGCTGGTGCAGCTCG GCCAGCCATGTgactgcctccctcccctgcgGGCAGCAGCCGAGCAGCTTCGGCAGAAGGATCTGAGGATTTCCCAGCTGCAAGCCGATCTGCGacgcccaccccctgcccccgcccaACCCCCTGAACCTGAGGCCCTGCCTACTATCTATGTTGTTACCCCCACCTATGCCAG GCTGGTGCAGAAGGCAGAGCTGGTGCGGCTGTCCCAGACCCTGAGCCTGGTGCCCCGGCTACATTGGCTCCTGGTGGAGGACGCTGAGGGCCCCACCCCCCTCGTCTCAGGGCTGCTGGCTGCCTCTGGCCTCCTCTTCACACACCTGGTGGTCCTCACGCCCAAGGCCCAGCGGCTTCGGGAGGGAGAGCCAGGCTGGGTTCGGCCCCGTGGTGTAGAGCAGCGGAACAAGGCCCTGGACTGGCTCCGGGGCAGAGGGGCCGCTGTTGGGGGGGAGAAGGACCCACCACCACCTGGGACGCAGGGAGTTGTGTACTTTGCTGATGATGACAACACCTATAGCCGGGAGCTCTTTGAGGAG ATGCGCTGGACCCGTGGTGTCTCAGTGTGGCCAGTGGGGCTGGTGGGCGGCCTGCGATTTGAGGGCCCTCAAGTACAGGATGGACGGGTTGTGGGCTTCCACACAGCATGGGAGCCCAACAGGCCCTTCCCCGTGGATATGGCGGGATTTGCTGTCTCCCTGCCCTTGCTGTTGGCTAAGCCCAATGCCCAGTTTGATGCTACTGCTCCCCGGGGCCACCTGGAGAGCAGTCTCCTGAGCCACCTTGTGGATCCCAAGGACCTGGAGCCACGGGCTGCCAACTGCACTCGG G GTCCTGGTGTGGCATACACGGACAGAGAAGCCCAAGATGAAGCAGGAGGAGCAGCTGCAGCGGCAGGGCCGGGGCTCAGACCCAGCCATTGA
- the ROM1 gene encoding rod outer segment membrane protein 1: protein MAPVLPLVLPLQPRIRLAQGLWLLSWLLALAGGLTLLCSGHLLVQLWHLGTFLAPSCRFPALPQVALAAGAVALGTGFGGAGASRASLDAARYPPWQGVLGPLLVAGTVGGGGLLVFALGLALGLPGSLDQGLEEGLGTALGHYKDTEVPGHCHSKRLMDELQLKYHCCGRHGYKDWFGVQWVSSRYLDPSDQDVVDRIQSNVEGLYLTDGVPFSCCNPHSPRPCLQSQLSDPYAHPLFDPRQPNLNLWAQGCHEVLLGHLQELASTLGSMLAVTFLLQALVLVGLRYLQTALEGLGGVIDGEGETQGYLFPGGLKDMLKTAWLQGGVAHRPAPEEAPPEEAPPKEDLPEA from the exons ATGGCGCCGGTGTTGCCGCTGGTGCTGCCCCTGCAGCCCCGCATCCGTCTGGCGCAGGGGCTCTGGCTCCTCTCCTGGCTACTGGCACTGGCCGGTGGCCTCACCCTCCTCTGTAGCGGGCACCTCCTGGTCCAGCTGTGGCACCTTGGCACCTTCCTGGCTCCCTCCTGCCggttccctgccctgccccaggttgCCCTGGcagcaggtgcagtggctctgGGCACAGGATTCGGGGGTGCAGGAGCCAGCCGGGCAAGTCTGGATGCAGCTCGATACCCTCCCTGGCAAGGAGTCCTGGGACCACTGCTGGTGGCTGGCACTGTTGGAGGAGGGGGGCTCCTGGTCTTCGCCCTGGGGCTAGCCCTGGGTTTGCCTGGGAGTCTggaccaggggctggaggagggccTGGGAACTGCCTTGGGTCACTACAAGGACACAGAGGTACCTGGGCACTGTCATTCCAAACGGCTGATGGATGAGCTGCAGCTGAAGTACCACTGCTGCGGGCGCCATGGGTACAAGGATTGGTTTGGGGTCCAGTGGGTCAGCAGCCGTTACCTGGACCCCAGTGACCAGGATGTGGTTGA TCGGATCCAAAGCAATGTGGAAGGCCTGTACCTGACTGATGGAGTCCCTTTCTCTTGCTGCAACCCCCACTCACCTCGGCCTTGCCTGCAAAGTCAACTTTCAGACCCCTATGCCCACCCCCTCTTTGATCCGCGACAGCCCAACCTAAACCTCTGGGCCCAAGGATGCCACGAGGTGCTGTTGGGGCACCTACAGGAACTGGCCAGCACACTGGGCAGCATGCTGGCTGTCACCTTTCTGCTGCAG GCTCTGGTGCTCGTTGGCCTGCGGTACCTGCAAACAGCATTGGAGGGGCTTGGAGGGGTCATCGATGGGGAAGGAGAGACCCAGGGCTATCTCTTTCCTGGTGGGCTGAAAGATATGCTGAAAACAGCATGGCTACAGGGAGGGGTTGCCCACAGGCCAGCACCTGAGGAGGCCCCACCAGAAGAGGCACCTCCCAAGGAGGATCTACCTGAGGCCTAG